In Flavobacterium sp. 83, the genomic window CCGTACGATAGTTCTCTAACATAACCATTTCAGGTCCTTGATCGATTGCTAAATAACGTTGAGCTGTCCACTTGAATTGTAAACTATGAGCATCATAAAATCCGGCAACACCCCAAGTATCCGTTTTATAATTCTCATATAAATTTCGTATGAAAGCATTAGATTCTGCAGGTGTGTATACAATAGAACTTATCGCCGCTGTAGGAGAAATAACTCCTTTATCATTGCTTGGCATGTGTGCATCATAACCTATTGATTCATCACCATTTCGAGAATAAGAAGCGGTTAATCCCCAATAATTGGGACTATATCCTTCATATTTTTTAGGGTTTGCAATACAATATAAATAATCAATTTTGACTTGATTGTAATTCAGATCCCAATAATTTGCATACTGATCTGTCAATTGATTTGGGTCAAGTCCTAAATAAGAATAGTGAGCCCAAAATAATGGACCTCCAAACTCTTCTGCCCCATTATGTTTTAAAATTAATGGCAAATTATATTTGGTTTTAGTCGAAACGATACCTCCACCCCTCGCCCAGCCTTGATGATAAGCAACTGGGTCAATTGCATGAGTTGGTGATGCTGCAGCCATAACATAAGTGATCAAACATTCATTATAACCTTCCAAGGCAAAATTCATATCCCAGTTATAATTAGGTGACCAATGCCAAAATAATTTATTTTGATTATTAGTATACCATTCCCAATCAATACCTTTCCAAAGAGTATCGTATTTTTGAGCTAATAATTGCTCCTCTTTAGTTCCATTTTTAAGATATTCTCTAACGGTAATAATTCCTGCTGCCAAAAAAGAAGTTTCTACTAAATCACCACCATTATCCTTTATTCCAAACGGTTTTACTTTTCCCGTATTTCCATCAATCCAATGTGACCATGCTCCATGAAAACGATCTGCATTAACTAGAAAATTTTCAATTTTATTCAGTCTAGCTATACCTTGTTCTTTAGTTATATAACCTCTAGACATTGCCGAAACAAGAGCCATAAGCCCAAAACCAGACCCTCCTGTTGTTACTATATTCGCATCATTTTCAGGATAAATTCCATTAGGATGA contains:
- a CDS encoding glucoamylase family protein, with amino-acid sequence MIKIIVSFLIFTFLGCASSADKPNTSIVVSPPATALTDEELIDIVQKQTFAYFWDYAEPNSGMARERYHPNGIYPENDANIVTTGGSGFGLMALVSAMSRGYITKEQGIARLNKIENFLVNADRFHGAWSHWIDGNTGKVKPFGIKDNGGDLVETSFLAAGIITVREYLKNGTKEEQLLAQKYDTLWKGIDWEWYTNNQNKLFWHWSPNYNWDMNFALEGYNECLITYVMAAASPTHAIDPVAYHQGWARGGGIVSTKTKYNLPLILKHNGAEEFGGPLFWAHYSYLGLDPNQLTDQYANYWDLNYNQVKIDYLYCIANPKKYEGYSPNYWGLTASYSRNGDESIGYDAHMPSNDKGVISPTAAISSIVYTPAESNAFIRNLYENYKTDTWGVAGFYDAHSLQFKWTAQRYLAIDQGPEMVMLENYRTGLLWKLFMNAPEVKQGLIKLGFHSGKYNF